A part of Larkinella insperata genomic DNA contains:
- a CDS encoding SusD/RagB family nutrient-binding outer membrane lipoprotein, with amino-acid sequence MKQTYFSFRYKAVVAALFLSLSSCTDNFDEINTNPNNPTTASADLFLPHGIQSAVDVYWGGSLGQDIGSGISQHWARIQYTDVDQYTISNDIISNSWRDFYIESLADYQRIYKIGAETGNTNYQAVAVILRSWVFSLLTDIYGDIPYKDAVLGLEGTLQPKYDAQKDVYAGLVAELKGASDLIDATDKSKAIGGDILLAGDLTKWKKFANSLSLRLLLRMLNKADAPIDVKAEINRILSDPAKYPVLASNADIIQLNYLAAAPSNNPINENRKTRDDHRVSATLVDKMLALSDARLAIYADRPADGGEFKGVPNGLSASDANALGLSKTSKVGAYFTSATAPGVIMSYAELLFIKAEFAYNGLTAAGSTATLYNSAITASHEQYKLTVSPAYLTANALKEGAAGYTQLIEQKWIALYGQGLEAWSEYRRTGIPALTPPALNTNNGVVPTRLPYPGSEESLNYTNFDAALKRQGGQNDKKLKLWFAK; translated from the coding sequence ATGAAACAGACTTATTTTTCCTTTCGATACAAAGCCGTTGTGGCCGCGCTCTTTCTGAGCCTGTCGTCCTGCACGGACAATTTTGACGAGATCAACACCAACCCCAACAACCCAACCACGGCTTCAGCGGATCTTTTCTTGCCGCACGGTATTCAGAGCGCAGTTGATGTGTACTGGGGCGGTTCGCTGGGGCAGGACATCGGCTCGGGCATTTCGCAGCACTGGGCCCGGATTCAGTACACGGACGTTGACCAGTACACCATTTCCAACGACATCATCAGCAACAGCTGGCGGGATTTTTACATCGAGTCGCTGGCCGACTACCAGCGGATTTACAAAATCGGAGCCGAAACCGGCAACACCAATTACCAGGCCGTGGCCGTCATCCTCCGCTCCTGGGTGTTTTCGCTGCTGACCGACATCTACGGCGACATTCCCTACAAAGATGCCGTGCTGGGACTGGAAGGAACGCTGCAACCCAAATACGACGCCCAGAAAGATGTCTACGCCGGGCTGGTGGCCGAACTGAAGGGAGCCAGCGACCTGATCGACGCAACCGACAAAAGCAAAGCCATTGGGGGCGACATTCTGTTGGCCGGTGATCTGACCAAATGGAAAAAGTTTGCCAACTCGCTGAGCCTGCGCCTGCTGCTGCGGATGCTGAACAAAGCCGATGCACCCATTGACGTGAAAGCGGAGATCAACCGGATTCTGAGCGACCCGGCCAAATACCCGGTACTGGCGTCCAACGCCGATATCATTCAGTTGAACTACCTGGCGGCTGCTCCGAGTAACAACCCGATCAACGAAAACCGTAAAACCCGCGACGACCACCGGGTGAGTGCCACGCTGGTTGACAAAATGCTGGCGCTGAGCGACGCCCGGCTGGCCATTTACGCCGACCGACCCGCCGACGGTGGCGAATTTAAAGGCGTTCCGAACGGCTTGTCGGCGTCGGACGCCAACGCCCTCGGCCTGTCGAAAACTTCAAAAGTGGGCGCTTATTTTACCAGCGCAACGGCTCCAGGGGTGATTATGAGCTACGCCGAACTGCTCTTCATCAAAGCCGAATTTGCCTACAACGGTCTAACCGCTGCGGGCAGCACGGCCACCCTGTACAACAGCGCCATCACGGCTTCGCACGAGCAGTACAAGCTGACGGTTTCCCCGGCTTACCTGACGGCCAACGCCCTGAAAGAAGGAGCCGCCGGGTACACCCAGCTTATCGAACAGAAGTGGATTGCCCTCTACGGCCAGGGCCTGGAAGCCTGGTCGGAATACCGCCGGACGGGCATTCCGGCCCTGACGCCCCCCGCTCTGAATACCAACAATGGGGTCGTTCCGACGCGCCTGCCGTATCCGGGTTCCGAAGAATCGCTGAACTATACCAACTTCGACGCGGCTCTGAAACGCCAGGGCGGCCAGAACGATAAAAAACTCAAACTCTGGTTTGCCAAATAA
- a CDS encoding SusC/RagA family TonB-linked outer membrane protein, whose translation MRRASTSCFLLIALLMNLVSLAQDRTLKGRVLSKTDGAGLPGANVLIKGTSIGSTTNSNGEFTLNAPANATLIVSFIGFKPTEVAAGSKTTLDIILDEDAALLGEIVVTALGITREKKALGYSVQEVSGKQLTQARETNLVNALSGKVAGVQVTNSNGAPGASSRMVIRGASSIGSNNQPLFVVDGVPIDNGNYGSSTAVDYGNGAGSLNPDDIESVSVLKGPSAAALYGSRGANGVVLITLKSGKGSRGIGVSVNSNTAFDSPFRLPEWQNEYGQGGKGLFSYVDGRGGGVNDGVDESWGPRLDGRLIPQFDSPIGPDGKRTATPWIAHPDNVNQFFETGRTLTNNISITGASEKGDFRLSVTDLNQTGILPNTDYKRRTFALNAGWNLTKKLSIRASGNYVKDGSDNRTNWGLYFIWFGRQVDMEQLKNYQAPGSIYQYNWNYNYWTNPYYQLNVSARENERDRLFGNLSATYKFTDWLTLTARSGTDYYIDRRKTKNAARTSNLFDSYNEEQIYVQESNSDFLLNATHKFGNFDVTANIGGNHRSNYYQRNYTGATELAIPRVWNIGNSRQRPVTDNTMYSKRAINSVYASANLGYRNYLFVDLTARNDWSSTLPASNRSYFYPSAAVSAVLTDMFNVSSPVLSFAKIRGGIARVGNDTDPYNLLQTYAYANAWGSLPSLAESNAMLNANLKPELTNSYEVGAEVKLWNNRVGLDVTYYNKQSFNQILNVNISNATGFSSKLLNAGRLENKGVEIQLSATPVKAGAFQWDVVLNWAQNRNKVLDLAEGLTTYTLNPTTNIRGMGVEARIGQPYGTFFGQGFLRDPNGNIVYSAGAPQIDPVRRILGNFTPKWIGGIQNTFTYKALSLSTLIDIKQGGDIFSQSINIGRYTGVLKETTLGREDGIIGEGVKNIGTASEPNYVPNDVRISSEEWHHKYYSLTNNEGTIFDGSFVKLREVRLSYVLSGQVFKRLPFRDIAISVVGRNLALLHSNVPHIDPETSFYNDGNLQGIENGQIPTTRSIGFNIGFNL comes from the coding sequence ATTCACCCTGAATGCTCCGGCCAATGCCACCCTGATTGTGTCGTTTATCGGCTTTAAGCCCACGGAAGTAGCCGCTGGCAGCAAAACCACGCTCGACATTATCCTCGATGAAGATGCGGCCCTGCTGGGAGAAATCGTTGTAACCGCCCTCGGGATTACCCGGGAGAAGAAGGCCCTCGGCTATTCCGTGCAGGAAGTGAGCGGCAAACAACTCACGCAGGCCCGCGAAACAAACCTGGTTAACGCGCTATCGGGCAAAGTGGCCGGGGTGCAGGTGACCAACTCCAACGGTGCGCCGGGCGCTTCGTCGCGGATGGTGATCCGGGGGGCCAGTTCCATCGGCAGCAACAACCAGCCGCTGTTTGTGGTCGACGGCGTTCCCATCGACAACGGCAATTACGGTTCTTCCACGGCGGTTGATTACGGCAACGGAGCCGGTTCGCTGAACCCGGACGATATTGAGTCCGTGAGCGTCCTGAAAGGTCCCAGTGCCGCGGCCCTGTACGGTTCCCGTGGGGCCAACGGGGTGGTGCTGATCACGCTGAAGAGCGGAAAAGGCAGCCGGGGTATTGGCGTGTCGGTGAACTCCAACACGGCGTTCGATAGCCCGTTCCGGCTGCCCGAATGGCAAAACGAATACGGCCAGGGCGGGAAAGGACTCTTTTCGTACGTCGATGGCCGGGGCGGTGGCGTCAACGACGGCGTCGATGAAAGCTGGGGACCCCGGCTGGACGGCCGCCTGATTCCGCAGTTTGATTCGCCGATTGGTCCGGATGGCAAGCGGACCGCCACGCCCTGGATTGCTCACCCGGATAACGTTAACCAGTTCTTCGAAACCGGCCGGACGCTCACCAACAACATTTCCATCACGGGTGCTAGCGAGAAAGGTGATTTCCGGCTGTCGGTGACCGATCTGAACCAGACCGGTATTCTGCCCAACACGGATTACAAGCGCCGGACGTTCGCGCTGAACGCGGGCTGGAACCTGACCAAAAAACTAAGCATTCGCGCCAGCGGAAACTACGTGAAAGACGGCAGTGACAACCGCACCAACTGGGGTCTGTATTTCATCTGGTTCGGCCGGCAGGTGGATATGGAGCAACTGAAAAACTACCAGGCTCCGGGCAGCATCTACCAGTATAACTGGAACTATAACTACTGGACGAACCCCTACTACCAGTTGAACGTCAGCGCCCGCGAAAACGAACGCGACCGGTTGTTTGGCAACCTTTCGGCCACCTACAAATTCACCGACTGGCTGACCCTGACGGCCCGCTCCGGAACGGATTACTACATTGATCGGCGGAAAACCAAGAATGCCGCCCGGACTTCCAACCTGTTCGACAGCTACAACGAAGAGCAGATTTACGTGCAGGAATCCAACTCGGACTTTTTGCTGAACGCAACCCACAAATTTGGCAACTTCGATGTAACGGCCAACATCGGTGGTAACCACCGGTCGAACTATTACCAGCGGAATTATACCGGCGCGACCGAGCTCGCCATTCCCCGCGTCTGGAACATCGGAAACTCCCGCCAGCGGCCCGTGACGGACAACACCATGTATTCAAAACGGGCCATTAACAGTGTGTATGCGTCGGCCAACCTCGGCTACCGGAACTACCTGTTCGTCGATCTGACCGCCCGGAATGACTGGTCGAGTACCCTGCCCGCCAGCAACCGTTCGTATTTCTATCCGTCGGCCGCCGTTAGTGCCGTTCTGACCGATATGTTCAATGTGAGTTCGCCGGTTCTGTCGTTTGCCAAAATCCGGGGCGGTATTGCCCGCGTCGGAAACGATACCGATCCGTATAACCTGTTGCAAACCTATGCCTACGCCAATGCCTGGGGGAGCTTACCGTCACTGGCCGAAAGCAACGCCATGCTGAACGCCAACCTGAAGCCGGAATTGACCAATTCGTACGAAGTTGGGGCGGAAGTAAAATTGTGGAATAACCGTGTTGGTTTGGATGTGACGTATTACAACAAACAGTCGTTCAACCAGATCCTGAACGTTAACATCTCCAACGCTACCGGCTTTTCGTCCAAGCTGCTGAACGCCGGTCGGCTGGAAAACAAGGGGGTTGAAATCCAACTGTCGGCCACGCCGGTCAAAGCGGGAGCTTTCCAGTGGGACGTGGTGCTGAACTGGGCGCAAAACCGCAACAAAGTACTGGATTTGGCGGAAGGATTGACGACGTACACGCTGAATCCGACCACCAATATCCGGGGTATGGGCGTTGAAGCCCGCATTGGCCAGCCCTACGGAACCTTCTTCGGACAAGGCTTCCTGCGCGATCCGAACGGCAACATCGTCTATAGCGCCGGAGCGCCCCAAATCGACCCCGTTCGCCGGATTCTCGGCAACTTCACGCCGAAATGGATTGGCGGCATACAGAACACGTTCACGTACAAAGCCTTGTCATTGAGCACGCTGATCGACATCAAACAGGGGGGTGACATCTTCTCGCAGTCCATCAACATTGGCCGGTACACGGGTGTCCTGAAGGAAACCACGCTGGGCCGGGAAGACGGCATCATCGGCGAAGGGGTAAAAAACATCGGCACGGCGTCTGAACCCAATTACGTTCCCAACGATGTGCGTATTTCGTCGGAAGAGTGGCACCACAAGTACTACTCACTAACCAACAACGAAGGCACCATTTTCGACGGCAGCTTTGTCAAACTGCGCGAAGTTCGGCTGAGCTACGTGCTGTCGGGCCAGGTGTTCAAGCGCCTGCCCTTCCGCGACATTGCCATCTCGGTGGTTGGCCGGAACCTGGCGCTGTTGCACAGCAACGTTCCGCACATCGATCCGGAAACGAGCTTTTACAACGACGGCAACCTGCAAGGCATCGAAAACGGCCAGATCCCGACCACCCGATCCATCGGTTTCAACATCGGATTCAATTTGTAA
- a CDS encoding acyl-CoA dehydrogenase family protein: protein MAQSTDFEAPDFYGIDDLLTEEQKLVRASMRAFVNREISPIIEECAQRGAFPESLPRKFGEIGAFGPTIPTEYGGGGLDAICYGLMMQEIERGDSGMRSCVSVQSSLVMWPIYAYGSEEQKRKFLPRLAAGEWLGCFGLTEPDHGSNTAGMQTSFVEHDDHYRLNGSKLWITNAPVADVAVVWAKNSQGRVQGLLVERGMDGFSTPEIHGKWSLRASTTGELVFQDVKVPKENRLPGVDGMKGPLSCLDQARYGIAWGVVGAAMDCYDSARRYALERQQFGKPIASFQLVQKKLAEMLTEITKAQLICWRLGVLKNEGKATTAQISLAKRANVEMALHVAREARQVHGAMGVSGEYPIMRHLMNLESVITYEGTHDIHLLILGNEITGIPAFK from the coding sequence ATGGCCCAGTCAACCGATTTTGAAGCCCCTGATTTTTACGGAATCGACGACCTGCTGACGGAAGAGCAGAAACTGGTGCGGGCGTCAATGCGGGCGTTTGTCAACCGGGAAATCAGCCCCATCATCGAGGAATGCGCCCAACGGGGGGCGTTTCCCGAGTCGCTGCCCCGGAAGTTTGGGGAAATTGGGGCCTTCGGGCCGACCATTCCGACGGAATACGGCGGGGGTGGGCTGGATGCCATTTGCTACGGCCTGATGATGCAGGAAATCGAGCGGGGCGATTCGGGAATGCGGTCCTGTGTGTCGGTGCAGAGTTCGCTGGTGATGTGGCCAATTTACGCGTACGGGTCCGAAGAGCAGAAGCGCAAGTTTCTGCCCCGGCTGGCAGCGGGCGAGTGGCTGGGCTGTTTCGGGCTGACGGAACCCGACCACGGTTCGAATACCGCCGGGATGCAGACCTCGTTTGTGGAGCACGACGATCATTACCGGCTGAATGGGTCCAAACTCTGGATCACCAACGCACCGGTGGCCGATGTAGCCGTTGTCTGGGCCAAAAATAGCCAGGGCCGGGTACAGGGCCTGCTGGTCGAACGCGGCATGGACGGTTTTTCAACGCCCGAAATTCACGGCAAATGGTCGCTGCGGGCCAGCACGACGGGTGAGCTGGTGTTTCAGGACGTAAAAGTGCCCAAAGAAAACCGGCTGCCGGGCGTCGACGGGATGAAAGGACCGCTGAGTTGTCTGGATCAGGCCCGGTACGGCATTGCCTGGGGCGTGGTGGGGGCGGCTATGGATTGCTACGACTCGGCCCGGCGCTATGCGCTCGAACGGCAGCAGTTTGGCAAACCCATCGCGTCGTTTCAACTGGTGCAGAAGAAGCTGGCCGAAATGCTCACCGAGATCACGAAAGCCCAACTGATCTGCTGGCGGCTGGGGGTCCTGAAAAACGAAGGCAAAGCCACCACGGCCCAGATTTCGCTGGCCAAACGGGCCAACGTCGAGATGGCCCTGCACGTGGCGCGGGAAGCCCGGCAGGTGCACGGGGCGATGGGCGTTTCGGGCGAATACCCGATCATGCGCCACCTGATGAACCTGGAATCGGTGATTACCTACGAGGGAACCCACGACATTCACCTGCTGATTCTGGGCAACGAAATCACCGGTATTCCGGCGTTTAAATAA
- a CDS encoding alpha-L-fucosidase codes for MKKVFLLILLSTLRLSAQKTAPPAPYGALPSPQQVEWQKMEYYMFIHFGPNTFTNKEWGHGDEDPKVFNPTRLDARQWARTAKAAGMKAIIITAKHHDGFCLWPSKFSKHTVRESAWKNGQGDVLRELSDACKEYGLKFGVYLSPWDRNHPAYGTPEYNQIFANTLDEVLSSYGSVFEQWFDGANGEGPNGKRQEYDWNLFRGVVYKHQPKAIIFSDIGPGCRWMGNESGIAGETNWSTLNTDGFGMGHAAPPTHVLNAGNENGKYWIPAEVDVSIRPGWFYSPDTDDRVKTLTHLMKIYYSSVGRNGNLLLNVPVSREGLIHQNDSTRLMEFRKTVAESFKTNLALGKTVTASAVRGKDQRFGAKNLLDGNYDTYWTTDDAVRQGSFVIDLGKPTEINRIVLQEYIPLGQRVKSFKVEAWNGKQFETIDQQTTIGYKRILVFPTLKTTKVRVTILESNACPVLAECGLYKATELLSNPEIARNRQGLVTITSEVADPVIRYTTDGSEPTLASTRYTAPFHYAKGGTIKARAFIKNGAESSEIVPASFDLAPEKWSVVASDDKLKSAAGRAIDSNPHTVWQTARQEGSAKHPHELVVNLGETLNLKGFTYTPRQDGQNGGTIYQYSFYVSENGTDWKPVLEKQAFANIRNNPVKQEVPFASPQKAKFIKLVALSSVNENENWASAAEVGVLVN; via the coding sequence ATGAAAAAAGTTTTTCTCCTGATTTTACTCAGTACACTGCGATTATCTGCTCAAAAAACGGCTCCGCCCGCTCCGTATGGGGCCTTGCCGAGTCCGCAGCAGGTGGAGTGGCAGAAAATGGAGTACTACATGTTTATCCACTTCGGACCAAACACGTTTACCAACAAAGAATGGGGCCACGGCGACGAAGACCCGAAGGTATTTAACCCCACCCGGCTCGACGCCCGCCAGTGGGCCCGCACGGCCAAAGCCGCAGGCATGAAAGCCATCATCATCACGGCCAAGCACCACGACGGCTTTTGCCTATGGCCCAGCAAATTCAGCAAACATACCGTGCGGGAAAGCGCCTGGAAAAACGGCCAGGGTGACGTGCTGCGTGAACTGTCCGACGCCTGCAAGGAATACGGCTTGAAGTTCGGGGTGTACCTTTCGCCCTGGGACCGCAACCACCCGGCCTACGGAACGCCAGAGTATAACCAGATTTTTGCCAACACGCTCGACGAAGTGCTGAGCAGCTACGGCAGCGTGTTTGAACAGTGGTTCGACGGGGCCAACGGCGAAGGCCCGAACGGCAAACGGCAGGAGTACGACTGGAACCTGTTCCGGGGTGTGGTCTACAAACACCAGCCCAAAGCCATCATCTTCAGCGACATTGGCCCGGGCTGCCGCTGGATGGGCAACGAAAGCGGTATTGCGGGCGAAACCAACTGGTCGACGCTCAACACCGACGGTTTTGGGATGGGCCACGCGGCCCCGCCGACGCACGTGCTCAACGCCGGCAACGAAAACGGAAAATACTGGATTCCGGCGGAGGTCGATGTGTCGATCCGGCCGGGCTGGTTCTACAGCCCCGATACCGACGACCGGGTGAAAACGCTGACGCACCTGATGAAAATCTATTATTCGTCGGTGGGCCGCAACGGCAACCTGCTCCTGAATGTGCCGGTTTCGCGCGAAGGACTGATTCACCAAAACGATTCAACCCGCCTGATGGAATTCCGCAAAACCGTGGCCGAGTCGTTTAAAACCAACTTGGCGCTGGGCAAAACCGTGACGGCTTCGGCGGTTCGGGGCAAGGACCAGCGGTTTGGGGCTAAAAACCTGCTGGACGGCAACTACGACACGTACTGGACCACCGACGATGCCGTGCGGCAGGGGTCGTTCGTCATTGATCTGGGCAAACCCACGGAGATCAACCGGATCGTGTTGCAGGAGTACATTCCGCTGGGCCAGCGCGTAAAGTCGTTTAAAGTTGAAGCCTGGAACGGCAAGCAATTCGAAACCATCGATCAGCAAACCACCATCGGTTACAAACGAATTCTGGTGTTCCCGACCCTGAAAACCACGAAGGTCCGGGTAACGATTCTCGAATCCAACGCCTGCCCGGTGCTGGCGGAATGCGGTCTGTACAAAGCGACCGAACTGCTGTCGAACCCCGAAATTGCGCGCAACAGGCAGGGGTTGGTAACGATCACCTCGGAAGTGGCCGATCCGGTTATCCGGTATACGACCGACGGTTCGGAACCGACGCTGGCATCGACCCGCTACACGGCTCCGTTCCACTACGCCAAAGGCGGCACGATCAAAGCGCGAGCGTTCATCAAAAACGGCGCGGAGTCGTCGGAAATCGTCCCGGCATCGTTTGACCTGGCCCCCGAGAAGTGGTCGGTGGTGGCCAGCGACGACAAGCTGAAAAGCGCGGCTGGCCGCGCCATCGATTCCAATCCGCATACCGTCTGGCAAACCGCCCGGCAGGAGGGCAGCGCCAAACACCCGCACGAGCTGGTGGTGAACCTGGGTGAGACGCTCAACCTGAAAGGGTTTACCTACACCCCCCGTCAGGACGGCCAGAACGGCGGCACGATTTACCAGTATAGTTTCTACGTGAGCGAAAACGGTACCGACTGGAAACCCGTCCTCGAAAAGCAGGCATTTGCCAACATCCGGAACAATCCGGTGAAACAGGAAGTGCCGTTTGCCAGTCCGCAAAAAGCGAAATTTATCAAGCTGGTGGCGCTTTCGTCGGTCAACGAAAACGAAAACTGGGCGTCGGCTGCGGAAGTGGGCGTGCTGGTAAACTAA
- a CDS encoding dipeptidase, with protein MKNWLYPTLLACLSTGVTLAADDDKELLKKARKIHEKAFTVDTHADTPMLLSRGGFDVTKENDARATSSKVDYPRMRKGGLDAIFWAVYLGQGPRTPEGHETAKQKALGIFDAVETTLKNTRTEAELATTPQDALRIGKTGKRVIFIGVENGYPMGHDLSMLKTFYDRGARYMTLCHSSNNDICDSSTDPKGAEYQGLSPLGEQVVAEMNRLGMMIDVSHVSDSTFYDVIRLSKVPIIASHSGAKAICDHPRNLTDDMLKALAKNGGVVQLNLLSDYVKTIPPSPEREAAQKALFEKWGVKDRRSMMGAMSKLSEDDQKKLRAEFMELNKQYPAQLATVKDAVDHIDHIVKLIGIDHVGMGADFDGGGALADCFDVSQYENFTVEFVRRGYSRKDIEKIWSGNFFRVMKAVEKSAPTEMIGK; from the coding sequence ATGAAAAATTGGCTATACCCTACCCTCCTGGCCTGCCTCAGCACCGGCGTAACCCTGGCGGCCGACGACGATAAGGAGTTGCTGAAAAAAGCCAGAAAGATCCACGAGAAAGCGTTCACGGTGGATACCCACGCCGACACGCCCATGCTGCTCTCGCGCGGAGGTTTTGACGTCACAAAAGAAAACGACGCCCGCGCCACCAGCAGCAAGGTCGATTACCCGCGTATGCGGAAAGGCGGTCTGGACGCTATTTTCTGGGCCGTTTACCTCGGTCAGGGTCCGCGCACGCCGGAAGGCCACGAAACCGCCAAACAAAAAGCACTCGGTATTTTTGATGCCGTTGAAACGACGCTCAAAAACACCCGCACCGAAGCCGAACTGGCTACCACGCCCCAGGACGCCCTGCGCATCGGCAAAACCGGCAAACGGGTTATTTTCATCGGGGTAGAAAACGGTTATCCGATGGGCCACGACCTGTCGATGCTCAAAACGTTTTACGACCGGGGCGCCCGCTACATGACCCTCTGCCACTCGAGCAACAACGACATCTGCGACTCCTCGACCGACCCGAAAGGGGCCGAGTACCAGGGACTGAGTCCGCTGGGCGAGCAGGTGGTGGCCGAAATGAACCGGCTGGGCATGATGATCGACGTGTCGCACGTTTCCGACTCGACCTTTTACGACGTAATCCGGCTATCAAAAGTACCCATCATTGCGTCGCATTCGGGAGCCAAAGCCATCTGCGACCACCCCCGCAACCTGACCGACGATATGCTGAAAGCCCTGGCGAAAAACGGCGGGGTGGTGCAACTAAACCTGCTGAGCGATTACGTCAAAACCATTCCACCCAGTCCGGAGCGCGAAGCCGCGCAGAAAGCCCTGTTTGAAAAATGGGGTGTGAAAGACCGGCGGTCGATGATGGGCGCCATGAGCAAACTGTCGGAAGACGATCAGAAGAAGCTTCGGGCCGAGTTCATGGAACTGAACAAACAGTATCCGGCGCAACTGGCCACGGTAAAAGACGCCGTTGACCACATCGACCACATCGTTAAACTGATCGGCATTGATCACGTGGGCATGGGGGCCGATTTTGACGGCGGTGGCGCTCTGGCCGATTGCTTTGACGTGAGCCAGTACGAAAACTTTACCGTGGAGTTCGTCCGGCGGGGTTATTCCCGAAAAGACATTGAAAAAATATGGAGCGGCAACTTCTTCCGGGTCATGAAAGCCGTGGAGAAGAGCGCCCCGACGGAAATGATCGGCAAATGA